The Anaerolineales bacterium DNA window GTCGTAGGTGACGACCTGCTGGTGACCAATCCAGAACGGGTCCGTCGGGCGATCAAGGAGAAAGCTGCCAATGCCCTGCTGGTCAAGCTGAACCAGATCGGCACCCTAACAGAAACGATCGAAGCGGTTGAGACCTGCCACCGAGCTGGCTGGCGAGCTGTCACCTCCCATCGCTCGGGTGAGACGGAAGATACCACCATCGCTGACCTGGCAGTGGCCCTCAACATGGGCCAGATCAAGACTGGTGCACCTGCCCGTTCCGACCGGGTAGCCAAGTACAACCAGCTGCTGCGGATTGAGGAAGAATTAGGGGAGACCGCTAAATACGCCGGCTGGGAAGCCCTAAGGCGGTAGGAAAAAGCAACGGCGCATCTCACGATGCGCCGTTTTCATTATCAGCTTCTTCCAAGAAGGGTTCCACCACCGTAAACGCCCCACCTGGTTGGGATTGTTCTTCCAGTGGGGCTGGTCGAGTGACGTCATCCATGGTCTTGTTTTCACGCCGTTTTCCTGGGGCAGGTGTGCCGCAATAAGGGCACAGGTTCCACGACAGCTCCATCAACTTGCGACAATGATGGCAAGTCTTCCGTAAACGCATGTTGCAGCTTGGACAGACCATCCAGGCATCCTGAATCTTTCGGCCACACCCAGGGCAGACTGCAACATCTTCGATGGATTGCAGGAGCGCTTCCTCCTCCAGGGTTTGTTGGTATTCTTCCTCCAGCGTGTGGGAAGGGCGCAGGATGAGATAAATAACGATCCCTGGCAGGAATAACAGGGCGACCACAACAATAGCCAGGATGCGCAACAGCTGGTCGCGTGACCTGGCACGGATATCCCGGTAGGTCCAAAAGATCAGGCTAAGCCATAATGCCACCAGGAATGCCAACCCCCAGGCCGTTCCAGCCGTGATAAGATTGTTGATGGTCTGTGGATCAACGATCATCGGATTCTCCCAGGGTTGATTATAGCATCTCGTTATGGAATCATCGGTCTCTTTCAAATGGCTGGATTCAGCCAGAGGAGTGATGGAATATGAGCCGTCAGGAAGCTAATGCATATACGATCAAAGATATGAGTGAAGAGGAGCGCCCGCGTGAGCGCCTGGCAAAGCTGGGTCCTCAATCACTTACCACCGCAGAGCTGCTGGCAATCCTGCTCCGGGTCGGCATGGCTGGGGAGACAGCCGTCCAGGTGGGTCAGCGATTGCTGCAGACTTTTGGCGGTATTTCTGGCATCCACCGGGCATCCTTCGCAGAGCTGAGCGGACAAAAAGGAGTCAAATTGGCCAAGGCAGCCCAAATTAAAGCTGCCATCGAGCTCGGCAGGCGGTTGGTGCTCGAAGCACCCGATGAGCGCCCGGGAGTGCATACCCCTGCAGATGCAGCCGAAATGGTGCAATATGAGATGAGCGCTTTGGAGCAAGAGGAGCTTCGGGTGATGCTGCTCGATACCCGCAACCGTGTGCAGCACATCGAGACGGTTTATCGCGGTAGCGTGAACTCTTCTCAGGTGCGTATTGCAGAGATCTTCAAAGCCGCCATCCGGCGTAACGCCAGCAACGTGATCGTTATCCATAATCACCCCTCAGGTGACCCTACACCCAGCCCGGATGATGTAGCCATCACGCGCGCCATACTGCAAGCTGGCGAGCTGTTGGATATTAAGCTGCTCGACCACATCATCGTTGGTAGTGGTAAGTTTGTGTCTTTAAAGGAAAGAGGGCTGGGATTTTCTTAGGGTAGGCGTGGCTTAGATCGTGCTTACTACATCAAAACTAATAAATTCTCCCGTTGCAGCGAGCCAGTCATAGCAAACATTGTCAATCACAGCCATGGGTGGCCCTTCACGAAGGGCGGCCAGCAACAGCTCAAGATCCTGGTGTGCCCCTTCTGCGGTCACTTCTACCGTGCCGTTCCATCGATTACGCACCCAGCCCCGTAAATTGAGCTTATCAGCCTGTTCCATCACGAAGTACCGGAAGCTTACTCCCTGTACGCGCCCTGCGATGGTGGCATGTAAACGTGAGCTGGTCTCTTCAGTCATTTTTCCATCCTTCTGCGTTAACAATTGTCCTTAAGCCCCAAGTAGGGCCAGGAGGGGGGTTAAAGTAAGTGGGCTGAGCAGTGTGGTGACCAGCACTGCGGTGGTTACAAAGGTTGGCTCTGTCTCAAACTCGGTAGCCAGGATAGTGGTGAGTACGGCTACTGGCATGGCGGCTTCCAGCACCACAGCTTGCTGGGCAACAAGGGTCATCCCGAACAGGCGGGTGAGGCCAAAGGCAATCAACGGAGCGATCAGCAGGCGGATACTGCTGGTGACAACCAGCGGTTTGATATGCCCATCCAGGCGGATGTTGACCAGCTGCATCCCCAACAGCACCAGCATGCAGGGAATGGCAGCATTACTGAGCAAATCCACGGTGCGATCTAGCCCGGTAGGTAGCTGCCAGCCAAACTGTAGGAAGATAATCCCGAAAATCAGGGCATATGTGGCTGGGAATTTTACCAGCCCCTTGATGGCAGACCAAACGCTCATCGAACCTGACGAGGCGATCACGATACCAACCGTGTTGGTAAACAAAGCATTGATCACAAAAAAAACACTGGCGAAAGCCAATGCTTCTTCGCCGAAGGCAAAGCTGGTGAGAGGCAAGCCATAATTGCCAGCGTTCATGAACATGGTGGTGATCATCACTGCAGCCAGGGTGCTGCGGTTGAAACGCAGTACACCGCCCACCAGCCAGGTGAGCAACCCGACGATGACGAGCAGGGTGAGAGCAAAGGCTAGAATCCAAAGGATATCCTTATTGCTCAGCTGGCTATTCATGATCAGGTTAAACACCAATATGGGGCTGAACACATAAAAAACGACCTGCGAGAGAGGTCGTGGAGGTATCTTTAGCCATTTTGCCAGGGCAAAACCGATACAGGCTGCCAGCAGAATAGGGAACAGGTTATTAAAGAACAGGCTGAAGAGATTACTCAATCTTCTTCCTCAGATAGGAAATCATCTGTGTCAACGTCCAGGTCATCCTCTGAGGCAAGCTCCGGTTCTTCTGCGTCTTCTGGAATTTCCAATAACGCCAGATCTTTCATCTCTTCGGTGAATTCCAGGTTTTCCAGGGCATTATCGATCTGGTTGGCTTCTTCATCGTCATCGGTACTTTCCAGCATTTCCTCCAGCCGCCTGCGTACGCCTTCTCCACCCAGCTGGGATAAGGCCCAGAT harbors:
- a CDS encoding zinc ribbon domain-containing protein — translated: MIVDPQTINNLITAGTAWGLAFLVALWLSLIFWTYRDIRARSRDQLLRILAIVVVALLFLPGIVIYLILRPSHTLEEEYQQTLEEEALLQSIEDVAVCPGCGRKIQDAWMVCPSCNMRLRKTCHHCRKLMELSWNLCPYCGTPAPGKRRENKTMDDVTRPAPLEEQSQPGGAFTVVEPFLEEADNENGAS
- a CDS encoding acylphosphatase (catalyzes the hydrolysis of acylphosphate); this translates as MTEETSSRLHATIAGRVQGVSFRYFVMEQADKLNLRGWVRNRWNGTVEVTAEGAHQDLELLLAALREGPPMAVIDNVCYDWLAATGEFISFDVVSTI